In a genomic window of Roseiflexus castenholzii DSM 13941:
- a CDS encoding AI-2E family transporter — protein sequence MSRFIIRHVAGWIGLLSAVVAAWLIIHYATLLLEVVGILFGATLLSLAIAPIAERLAHWHVPRGITVLAVYILGGIVLIALIELLIPVIRIEAQALRSQGPHLFQQVTTWVSGLPVIGSTVLSMHQSTIPNLGQQLGNFIDSVVRILFGTGGLLLDLLIVTVLSFLFITDPGLPKRLIASWIPPAVQPRLQDFIERLRRRLTRWVWAQILIALYFVVVYSIGLSVLGVPFALTIGIVGGLLEIVPYVGGAFALILAVISSLSVSPWLVVWVIVFHVVVVELESHVIAPALYGRIIGVHPALMLLALFVGAKAGGVVGVFFAVPITVVILACGQELRRSLAISNRTTNS from the coding sequence TCATTCGTCATGTTGCCGGCTGGATTGGTTTACTCAGTGCCGTGGTAGCTGCTTGGCTGATTATTCATTATGCGACGCTGTTGCTCGAAGTGGTTGGTATCCTCTTTGGCGCTACGTTGTTGAGCTTGGCGATTGCTCCAATTGCCGAGCGGCTGGCCCATTGGCATGTGCCCCGTGGTATCACCGTCCTTGCCGTGTATATCCTCGGTGGTATAGTGTTGATCGCGCTAATCGAACTTTTGATCCCGGTGATCCGCATCGAAGCACAAGCATTACGCAGCCAAGGACCACACCTGTTCCAACAAGTAACCACATGGGTATCCGGTCTACCGGTGATCGGCAGTACGGTACTGAGCATGCACCAGAGCACGATCCCCAACCTCGGTCAACAACTCGGTAACTTTATCGATTCGGTGGTTCGCATCCTTTTTGGTACCGGTGGTTTATTGCTCGATTTGCTCATCGTGACCGTGTTGAGCTTTTTGTTCATTACCGATCCCGGCTTGCCAAAACGGTTGATAGCAAGCTGGATCCCACCCGCTGTTCAACCGCGACTGCAAGATTTCATCGAACGGTTACGTCGCCGCTTAACTCGCTGGGTCTGGGCCCAAATCTTGATCGCTCTCTATTTTGTGGTTGTGTATAGTATCGGGCTGAGCGTACTTGGCGTCCCTTTCGCCCTCACCATCGGCATCGTCGGTGGTTTACTCGAGATCGTACCGTATGTGGGTGGTGCTTTCGCACTCATATTAGCAGTTATTAGTAGCTTGTCGGTGAGTCCGTGGTTGGTGGTCTGGGTCATCGTTTTTCACGTGGTGGTCGTTGAACTTGAATCACACGTGATTGCCCCTGCACTCTACGGACGGATCATCGGTGTCCATCCTGCGCTGATGTTGCTTGCCTTGTTCGTAGGAGCAAAAGCCGGTGGTGTGGTGGGTGTGTTTTTTGCTGTGCCGATCACGGTAGTTATTCTAGCATGCGGACAAGAGTTACGGCGTAGCCTTGCGATATCGAATCGGACGACCAATTCATAG